From the genome of Pseudomonadota bacterium, one region includes:
- a CDS encoding GDYXXLXY domain-containing protein codes for MLKRKNTLIIVAVLLQCIALAAICFQREIILHSGNVVYMRTAPVDPRDLFRGDYVRLNYEASTIPKNLITDDLWDKIKSENCVYVIYETDDRNVMIPKKLSVNKPPATEKYIRAYTTGKMSWDAFLRYGIEKYFMEQGKGRTLEKGKTLKGIHIPLEMEVAIGKGNGIAVLKGYRYADLGMNIVTPKRKDENENKSFCITLKIVNASNKPLSIIQPEDNRTFEIEILSNRNEKEPIEISAPENISMFYTQSDIKIIAPESVYDVKIDLSNSGYKLHKGGKEISWNDFFAGYQNARIKYVSPSPEKLEGLKGAESLWKGVIYSRNFTRYDLSN; via the coding sequence ATGCTTAAACGAAAAAATACATTAATAATAGTTGCGGTGTTGTTGCAATGTATTGCTTTGGCGGCAATTTGTTTTCAACGTGAAATAATACTTCATTCCGGAAATGTTGTTTATATGCGCACTGCTCCGGTAGATCCCAGAGATCTGTTTCGCGGAGATTATGTCAGGCTAAACTATGAGGCTTCAACTATTCCAAAAAATCTAATCACAGATGATCTTTGGGACAAAATAAAATCCGAGAATTGCGTGTATGTAATATATGAAACTGATGATCGAAATGTTATGATTCCAAAGAAATTGTCCGTAAATAAACCACCTGCTACCGAGAAGTATATTCGCGCATACACTACAGGAAAAATGTCTTGGGATGCTTTTCTGCGGTACGGTATTGAAAAATATTTTATGGAACAGGGCAAGGGACGCACGCTTGAAAAGGGCAAGACGCTGAAAGGCATTCATATACCCCTTGAAATGGAAGTTGCAATCGGCAAAGGAAACGGAATAGCGGTTTTAAAAGGATATCGGTACGCCGATCTTGGAATGAATATAGTGACCCCCAAAAGAAAAGATGAGAATGAAAATAAATCTTTTTGCATCACACTTAAAATTGTTAACGCATCCAATAAACCTCTATCAATAATACAACCGGAGGACAACAGAACTTTTGAAATTGAGATATTGTCCAACAGAAATGAAAAAGAACCTATTGAGATAAGTGCTCCCGAAAATATAAGCATGTTTTACACTCAGTCTGACATAAAAATTATTGCACCGGAATCTGTATATGATGTTAAAATTGATTTAAGCAATTCCGGTTACAAATTGCATAAAGGTGGTAAGGAGATTTCATGGAATGATTTTTTTGCAGGATACCAAAATGCTCGCATTAAATATGTTTCTCCTTCACCAGAAAAGCTGGAAGGATTGAAAGGAGCTGAATCCCTATGGAAAGGAGTCATATACAGCCGAAATTTCACAAGGTATGATTTGTCGAATTAA
- a CDS encoding vitamin B12 dependent methionine synthase: MNEILLDNIKIKLDLTPLLKKVRLTENHNRFNSFKAFFDEAYSVYRPKVLYKPLYIDKKEQEQVVMEEIVFKSRILAVNLADVHRVFAFIATCGTELDQWAKKREKMLEEFWADIIMQSVLFEAIDVMNENIAQNFNPGKTAFMTPGSLEQWPLEEQQTLFSAFSNVEKSIGVQINDEFIMTPRHSVSGIIFPAEVDYENCQLCPKEECPGRRAAYDKNLYDQRYSIKALSQ, from the coding sequence ATGAATGAAATTCTACTGGACAACATAAAGATTAAATTGGATCTTACTCCTCTTTTAAAAAAAGTAAGGTTAACAGAAAATCATAACCGCTTTAATTCCTTTAAGGCTTTTTTCGATGAGGCTTATTCCGTATACAGGCCCAAGGTTTTATACAAGCCGCTTTATATTGATAAAAAAGAACAGGAGCAGGTGGTTATGGAAGAGATAGTATTTAAAAGCCGCATTCTTGCAGTAAATCTGGCAGATGTTCACCGGGTATTTGCCTTTATTGCCACCTGTGGAACCGAGCTGGATCAATGGGCAAAAAAGAGAGAAAAAATGCTTGAAGAGTTTTGGGCTGATATAATAATGCAAAGCGTTCTTTTTGAGGCAATTGATGTTATGAATGAAAATATCGCCCAAAATTTCAATCCGGGAAAAACAGCTTTTATGACACCTGGCTCTCTTGAGCAGTGGCCTTTAGAAGAACAGCAAACCTTGTTTTCCGCTTTTAGCAATGTCGAAAAATCCATTGGAGTTCAAATCAATGATGAGTTTATCATGACTCCCCGCCATTCTGTATCAGGAATCATCTTTCCAGCCGAAGTTGATTATGAAAACTGTCAGTTATGCCCTAAAGAAGAATGTCCTGGAAGACGGGCAGCGTATGATAAGAATCTATATGATCAGCGCTATTCAATTAAGGCTTTATCGCAATAG
- a CDS encoding Hsp20/alpha crystallin family protein produces MSDTKDLKVKEKHEVINPAEYTQEGLVFTPAVDIFETEREITLLADMPGVTGENITIDLHEGVLTISGDVKPWEESDESDVIIEFQIGKYYRQFTLSEVIDQNKIEARIEDGVLRLVLPKADKAMPRKITVTS; encoded by the coding sequence ATGTCTGATACCAAAGATTTAAAAGTAAAAGAAAAACATGAGGTTATTAATCCTGCCGAGTATACACAGGAAGGGTTGGTATTTACACCGGCTGTGGATATTTTCGAAACAGAGCGCGAAATCACTTTGCTTGCAGATATGCCGGGAGTGACTGGCGAAAATATAACTATAGATTTACATGAAGGAGTTTTAACAATCTCAGGAGATGTTAAACCATGGGAAGAATCTGATGAGTCGGATGTAATAATAGAATTTCAAATAGGAAAGTACTATAGACAGTTCACTCTTTCGGAAGTTATTGATCAGAATAAAATTGAAGCAAGAATAGAAGACGGCGTCCTCAGGTTGGTTCTGCCTAAAGCAGATAAAGCTATGCCCAGAAAGATTACGGTGACATCGTAG
- a CDS encoding Hsp20/alpha crystallin family protein, giving the protein MAIRRIFDFPEFGRRNLFTEMDQMKSQMDALSGLMFRGSPSWGYTTAGVFPLINLTENQNNYYVRAELPGLKAQDLDIQVMGKNLTISGERKIPSEGKDIKYHRSEREAGKFSRIISLPGEINNEKVEAQMKNGLLKVVIPKSEASKPRQISVK; this is encoded by the coding sequence ATGGCTATAAGAAGAATATTTGATTTCCCTGAATTTGGGAGAAGGAATCTGTTTACCGAAATGGATCAAATGAAAAGTCAGATGGATGCACTTTCCGGCTTGATGTTTAGAGGTTCACCATCATGGGGTTATACGACTGCCGGAGTTTTTCCTTTGATCAATCTTACAGAAAATCAGAATAACTATTATGTGCGTGCAGAGTTACCGGGCTTGAAAGCTCAGGATCTGGATATTCAGGTCATGGGGAAAAACCTTACGATATCAGGTGAACGAAAAATTCCTTCTGAAGGAAAAGACATTAAATACCATCGCAGTGAGCGCGAAGCAGGCAAATTTTCAAGAATCATTAGTCTTCCGGGTGAGATCAATAACGAAAAGGTTGAGGCACAGATGAAAAATGGACTGCTTAAGGTAGTAATCCCAAAATCAGAAGCATCAAAACCAAGGCAGATAAGTGTAAAATAA
- a CDS encoding NAD(P)-binding protein translates to MGKNHEKYDVVVLGSGIGGLCSAALLANKGYKTLVIEKLPIIGGRCSTLTYKGFKIPTGVVAVPMSGTLKSIFDEVGAKFPVSPITVPPKYLIDKNIIDEPGNGQPLSILSRFFSDEKELSRLKRGFEIAETWNAPSNETSFLDFLHKYTRDENIIAFFNNKCDIFFTLKAHELSAREYFLAHKGSLMDFQPMGFASQGSISLMKALKNSIEANGGRVLTRCRALKILVKNSAATGVVFENEKGKTTVSATAVVSNTGPQKTIALAGKEYFDNGYLKEVRNMISSFQMWVTTISDRPLFEVPFLCTLKTRRLLTLLSASLVCPDLAPGGKYVHYSISGPTTQIGTWNIKNEINLHIQDLKENIPDFNKHGEILHVGCYWGEFPTISNVQLVGYKDIPQKTPIENLYNVGDGVAKKGGLSSGSPGCALTARIVVEDIENRFEPGQ, encoded by the coding sequence ATGGGGAAAAACCATGAAAAATATGATGTAGTTGTTTTGGGTTCAGGTATAGGCGGGCTGTGCTCGGCTGCTTTGCTTGCAAACAAAGGCTATAAAACGCTTGTAATTGAAAAATTACCGATAATTGGCGGCAGATGTTCAACATTGACATACAAAGGTTTTAAGATTCCAACAGGAGTGGTAGCTGTGCCAATGTCGGGTACTTTAAAATCTATTTTTGATGAAGTAGGTGCTAAGTTTCCTGTTTCTCCCATAACCGTACCACCGAAATATCTTATCGATAAAAACATTATTGATGAACCTGGAAACGGGCAGCCGCTTTCAATATTATCCCGGTTTTTTTCCGATGAAAAAGAACTAAGCAGGTTAAAACGAGGGTTCGAAATTGCCGAGACATGGAATGCTCCTTCAAATGAAACATCTTTTCTGGACTTTCTTCATAAATATACAAGAGATGAAAACATAATCGCGTTCTTTAACAACAAGTGCGATATATTTTTTACACTTAAAGCTCACGAACTTTCAGCAAGAGAATATTTCCTGGCTCATAAAGGAAGTTTAATGGATTTTCAGCCTATGGGCTTTGCTTCTCAAGGCAGCATAAGTCTTATGAAAGCCCTAAAAAACTCTATAGAGGCAAATGGCGGCAGGGTTTTAACCCGATGCAGGGCATTAAAAATACTAGTCAAAAACTCAGCTGCCACAGGAGTAGTATTTGAAAATGAAAAAGGAAAAACAACTGTTTCAGCTACTGCGGTTGTAAGTAATACTGGTCCCCAAAAAACAATTGCACTTGCAGGAAAAGAATATTTTGATAATGGTTATCTGAAAGAAGTAAGAAATATGATCTCCTCATTTCAAATGTGGGTGACAACAATAAGTGATCGGCCACTCTTTGAAGTTCCCTTTTTGTGCACTCTTAAAACTCGAAGATTATTGACATTATTATCTGCTTCTCTTGTATGCCCTGACCTGGCGCCTGGAGGGAAATATGTTCATTATTCCATATCAGGCCCTACAACACAGATAGGCACCTGGAATATAAAAAATGAAATAAACCTGCATATCCAGGATTTAAAAGAGAATATACCTGATTTTAATAAACACGGAGAAATCCTGCATGTAGGTTGTTATTGGGGAGAATTTCCAACAATTTCCAATGTGCAGTTGGTGGGTTATAAAGATATCCCGCAAAAAACTCCCATAGAAAATCTATACAATGTAGGAGACGGAGTGGCAAAAAAAGGAGGATTATCATCCGGAAGCCCCGGTTGCGCTTTAACTGCCAGGATAGTCGTGGAGGATATTGAAAATCGCTTTGAACCCGGTCAATAA
- the rfaE2 gene encoding D-glycero-beta-D-manno-heptose 1-phosphate adenylyltransferase: MEKILTQKELPSEITRLKRAGKKIVFTNGCFDILHAGHVRYLVAAKQEGDILVLGLNSDKSVKSIKGEKRPIVSQMLRAEVLAGLLCVDFITFFDEPDPLNLIKAVSPDVLVKGDDWAEENIIGADFVKANGGKVVRVSMVPGISTSSIIKKILEVYEEKMVDG; this comes from the coding sequence ATGGAGAAAATATTAACGCAAAAAGAACTTCCCAGTGAGATAACCCGCCTGAAAAGAGCCGGAAAGAAAATAGTGTTCACAAACGGATGTTTCGATATTCTTCATGCCGGTCATGTAAGATATCTTGTTGCGGCAAAACAAGAAGGGGATATTCTTGTTCTTGGTCTTAATTCGGATAAGTCCGTAAAGTCTATAAAAGGTGAAAAAAGGCCCATAGTTTCTCAGATGCTAAGAGCTGAAGTGCTTGCCGGACTTTTGTGCGTTGATTTTATCACTTTTTTTGATGAGCCTGACCCTTTGAATCTTATAAAAGCTGTTTCGCCCGATGTACTGGTTAAAGGAGACGATTGGGCAGAAGAAAATATTATAGGGGCTGATTTTGTAAAAGCTAATGGAGGCAAAGTTGTAAGGGTTTCCATGGTGCCTGGGATATCGACTTCTTCGATAATAAAAAAAATTCTGGAAGTATATGAAGAAAAGATGGTTGACGGTTGA